In a genomic window of Alphaproteobacteria bacterium:
- a CDS encoding methyltransferase domain-containing protein yields MFKKKQGFITKHVISPAQPLIRIAKSFKGLVPLLGEKKLEFDSWAVEARKKLKNPAATNFELGKEFFLQGKISDAITRLKLATYLDKGYAEAYFWLGKSYIAKYKIVPAKECFDKARSLKFESNELEYFYEIYNKENINFSPSHDLSQSFFERFAKVFNKDYISYIEYQGIEKMLQAYQDIDNVDKPNILELGCGAGLLGKRLKEYNNYINLTGLDYAKAMIEKAREVTFEKTHEEEIIDLNKDQEAKVKQNKIYDYLIRADFVKFQNRQNSIYDVVIARGMFGYIKDVNKVAKTASKLISKNGYLLFFVTDPYKQEFLNEIKKEYSYPFFCNHHNHTEEQIKDAFLGSSFELQKITDFPLEKKATAKLFTFKHIG; encoded by the coding sequence ATGTTTAAAAAAAAACAAGGATTTATAACTAAGCATGTTATTTCTCCTGCTCAACCTTTAATAAGAATAGCTAAATCCTTCAAAGGTTTAGTACCTTTATTAGGCGAAAAAAAGTTAGAGTTTGATAGTTGGGCAGTTGAAGCTAGAAAGAAATTAAAAAACCCAGCAGCAACAAATTTTGAGCTTGGTAAGGAGTTTTTCTTGCAGGGTAAAATATCAGATGCAATAACTAGGTTAAAATTAGCTACATATTTAGATAAGGGCTACGCGGAAGCTTATTTCTGGCTGGGTAAATCATATATAGCAAAATATAAAATTGTGCCAGCGAAAGAGTGTTTTGATAAAGCGAGATCATTAAAGTTTGAAAGTAATGAACTAGAATATTTTTACGAAATATACAATAAAGAAAACATCAATTTTTCACCATCGCATGATTTGTCACAAAGCTTTTTTGAGCGTTTTGCTAAAGTGTTTAACAAGGACTATATCTCATATATAGAATATCAGGGGATAGAAAAGATGTTACAAGCTTATCAAGATATCGACAATGTAGATAAGCCTAATATCTTAGAGCTAGGTTGTGGTGCTGGCCTTTTGGGTAAGAGGTTAAAAGAATATAATAACTATATTAATCTTACAGGTCTTGATTATGCAAAGGCTATGATAGAAAAAGCGCGTGAAGTTACATTCGAAAAAACTCACGAGGAGGAAATTATAGATTTAAATAAAGATCAGGAAGCAAAGGTTAAGCAAAATAAAATATATGATTATTTAATTAGGGCTGACTTTGTTAAATTTCAAAATAGACAAAATTCTATATATGATGTGGTAATAGCTAGAGGTATGTTTGGTTATATAAAGGATGTTAATAAGGTGGCCAAGACGGCTAGTAAGCTCATAAGTAAAAATGGCTATTTGCTTTTCTTTGTTACAGACCCTTATAAGCAAGAATTTTTAAATGAAATAAAAAAGGAGTATAGTTATCCATTTTTTTGTAATCATCATAATCACACGGAAGAGCAAATCAAGGATGCTTTTTTAGGAAGTTCTTTTGAATTGCAAAAAATAACTGATTTTCCTCTTGAAAAAAAAGCTACAGCTAAATTATTCACATTCAAGCATATTGGTTAA
- the tmk gene encoding dTMP kinase: MKKHISKGKFIVLEGGEACGKSSQISVLKKLYKNKNFIFTREPGGTEIANQIRDIIVKGAADKILPETELALIYAARFEHIHKVILPALNEGKNVISDRFNLSSYVYQGAARGLAPELIDNFNNIFLQNFKADLTILLDLDVKIAQKRILKRNEEDERFEKFGLSFHQKIRSSFLNHAKHDPAIRVIDASINLNQVSKIIKTEIESLINA; encoded by the coding sequence ATGAAAAAACATATTAGCAAGGGCAAGTTTATCGTTCTAGAAGGGGGAGAGGCCTGCGGAAAATCATCCCAAATAAGCGTCTTAAAAAAGCTTTATAAAAATAAAAATTTTATTTTTACCAGAGAGCCCGGTGGCACCGAAATTGCCAACCAAATTAGGGATATCATTGTAAAAGGAGCTGCAGATAAGATTCTACCAGAAACAGAATTAGCTTTAATTTATGCTGCGCGTTTTGAGCATATACATAAAGTGATTTTGCCCGCTCTAAATGAAGGAAAAAATGTCATTTCAGATCGTTTCAACCTCTCAAGCTATGTATATCAGGGGGCAGCTAGAGGCCTAGCTCCTGAGCTAATTGATAATTTCAACAATATCTTTTTACAAAATTTTAAGGCAGACCTTACCATTTTGCTTGATTTAGATGTGAAGATTGCTCAAAAACGCATTTTAAAGCGAAATGAAGAAGATGAAAGATTTGAAAAATTTGGCCTTAGCTTTCATCAAAAGATCCGCTCAAGCTTCTTAAATCATGCAAAACATGACCCAGCTATAAGAGTCATTGACGCTAGTATTAACTTAAATCAAGTTAGTAAAATAATTAAAACAGAAATTGAGAGCTTAATTAACGCTTAA